From the Paucidesulfovibrio longus DSM 6739 genome, the window GGTCGTGGGCCGCGGCGTACTTGGCGTAGAAATAGCCGCGCAGCTTGAGAGGAATGGACAGGCGGCGGAAGAATTCCATGACTTCGCGATCCCAAAGCGGCATGGCCCAGTCCCGGCCGAAAAATTCAAAGACCCGCGCCCCGCCGATGACGTATTTGACCTGCCGCTCGCGGCATTCCCAATACTCGTACCGGGCGGCGTGCCCCGCGTCGCCGTCGGCGGGCAGGCTCCTGGCGTTCGCGTCCTCAAGCACCGCGCGGATTCGGCGCTTCAGAGCCTCGCGCACGCGGGAACGGCGAAGCAGGTCGCCCCAGAGCGAGTAATGCTTGTCGAGGATGGCCTGCTCCACCAGGGAAGGATCGGCGCAAAGCTCCGGGAAGAAAAGATAGCGCAGATGGCTGCCGTTGATGAAGTCGCCAGACTGGCCGGAGAGAAACACCGCGTCCTTGTCCAGGACGATATTGCCCCGCGTGGTCCGGAACGGGCCGGAATGTTCCGCCACCATCCGGATTGCGGGCCATTCCGTGATGCAGGGCAACGCCGTGCCGTCGTGGGCATAGGCCCAGAATTCGCGCATGGCCGCGCCGTGGTAGTCCTCGCGCAGCCCCTCCGGCGTGTAGGGAACCTCGAACCAGGGCAGATCCAGGGTCTCGGCCACTTCGCGGCTCTTGCGGGCCTCGTGGTTTCCGGCCAGGCCGTAGGCGAAGCAGACCACGTTGTCATGGCCGAGCCGCTTCAGGGCAACGGCCAGGAGCCGGGAGTCCAGGCCCCCGCTCAGGGGCAGGGCCACCTGCCGCCCGTTGAAGCTTCGCAGAGCCCGGCGCATCGAGGCCAGCACGATCTCGTCGAAGGCGGCCAGGGCTTCCGGCCCCTCGTCGTCCATGTCGTAGGTGCAGAGATGCGCGTCGTAGGACTCGCTCCGAGCCCCGCTGCGATCCAGGCGCACGCACTCGCCCGCCTGCACTCCGCAGACGCCCTCGTAAAGGGTGTTCTGCCCGGTCACGTATCCGGCCGTGGCGAATTCCGCCACGGAGTCCGCGACCAGGGGATGTTCCCTTCTGAGCAGCGTTTTGACGTCGTCCGAAGCCCAGGGCCGGACCGACTCGATCGCGCCCGCGTCCCGGCGGTAGAAAAGCGGTATGGAGCGGATCGCGTCCGCGCCGAGCCAGAGCGCGTCCCCGGCTTGATACGTGACCGCGAAGTGCCCGTTCAGGCCGTCCATGACCTTCGGAAACTCCACGCCCCGGCAGAGCCGCCCCAGGACGTGCTTCGCCAGCGCCTCGCCCGCAAGGTGCGTGCCGCCGTCAAAGGCCCAGCCGCTCGTGCGGCAGGCGCGTCCTTCCATTTCGGCACGCGCCCATTCGCGCTTGCGAAGATCCACCCGCTCCGTCATGAAAGACATCCTCGGTCATCGCGCATCCGCGCAGGAAAACAAACGCGGGCCAAGCGTCATCCAGTCACGCAAGGAACCGCACGATCCTTCTCGAACCCATCATCCCCGGAGTGGACACGGCGCTCCGGCGGCAGAGGCGTCGGCGCGCGGGCCGGAACGGCATGTCCCCGCCCGGCGAACCGGGACTACTCTTCGTTGAACTGCATCTCATACAGCTTGCGGTACAGCGGGCAGCTGTCCAGCAGCTTCCTGTGCCGCCCCTGGCCCACGACCTTGCCGTTCTCCATGACCACGATGAGGTGGGCGTTGAGGATCGTGGAGAGGCGGTGGGCGATGACCAGGCTGGTGCGGTCCTTCATGAGGTTGTCCAGGGCCTGCTGCACGATGCGCTCGGATTCGGTATCCAGGGCGCTGGTGGCCTCGTCCAGGATCATCAGCGGCGGGTTCTTGAGCAGGGCGCGGGCAATGGTGATGCGCTGCTTCTGCCCGCCGGAGAGCTTGGTTCCCCGCTCGCCCACAACGGTGTCGTAGCCGTTCGGCAGTTCCAGGATGAAGTCGTGCGCGTAGGCCGCCTTGGCCGCGCGCTCGATGTCCTCCTGGGTGTGCTCGCCGCGCACGTAGCCGATGTTCTCGCGGATGGTCATGTTGAAGAGGAAGGCGTCCTGGGAGACGATGCCCATGTGCAGACGCAGGCTCTCCAGGGTATAATCGGAAAGGGGCAGGCCGTTGAGCAGGATGCGCCCCTCCTGCGGGTCGTAGAACCGGGGCAGGAGGTTGACCAGCGTGGTCTTGCCCGACCCGGACGGTCCCACGATGGCGATGCGCTCGCCCTGCCGCACTTCGAGGCTGACGCCGTCCAGCGCGGGGGTGTTGTTCTGCGGATAGCTGAAGCGCACGTCCTCGATGCGCATTTCCTCGAACGCCGATCCG encodes:
- a CDS encoding asparagine synthase-related protein, with product MTERVDLRKREWARAEMEGRACRTSGWAFDGGTHLAGEALAKHVLGRLCRGVEFPKVMDGLNGHFAVTYQAGDALWLGADAIRSIPLFYRRDAGAIESVRPWASDDVKTLLRREHPLVADSVAEFATAGYVTGQNTLYEGVCGVQAGECVRLDRSGARSESYDAHLCTYDMDDEGPEALAAFDEIVLASMRRALRSFNGRQVALPLSGGLDSRLLAVALKRLGHDNVVCFAYGLAGNHEARKSREVAETLDLPWFEVPYTPEGLREDYHGAAMREFWAYAHDGTALPCITEWPAIRMVAEHSGPFRTTRGNIVLDKDAVFLSGQSGDFINGSHLRYLFFPELCADPSLVEQAILDKHYSLWGDLLRRSRVREALKRRIRAVLEDANARSLPADGDAGHAARYEYWECRERQVKYVIGGARVFEFFGRDWAMPLWDREVMEFFRRLSIPLKLRGYFYAKYAAAHDPWGVFQDVVPERFDRRAELERFQARQAKSGKRAERLLESLPLLGAALRYRKRVREHRHYYRYNALGFPQVVGRREYVYHHPHKRHVLSLWLRDVLREEYGVDLHAL